One Pseudomonas abieticivorans genomic region harbors:
- the pstB gene encoding phosphate ABC transporter ATP-binding protein PstB, translating to MTSLAQERTKIRVRNLEFFYNDQRSLKSIDMDIPEKRVTAIIGPSGCGKSTLLRVFNRIYAMYPKQEAKGEVLLNGENILAPGYSMNRLRSHVGMVFQKPVPFPMSIYDNIAYAVRHHEKLGRREMDERVEQALHGAALWGEVKDKLKQSAQSLSGGQQQRLCIARTIALKPQVLLLDEPTSALDPISTGRIEQLITELKEQFTVIIVTHNMQQAARCSDYTAFMFMGELIEHGDTDTLFTNPAKSQTEDYITGRFG from the coding sequence ATGACGAGCCTTGCCCAAGAACGCACCAAGATCCGTGTGCGCAACCTGGAATTTTTCTACAACGATCAGCGTTCGCTGAAGTCCATCGACATGGACATCCCCGAAAAGCGCGTGACCGCCATCATCGGCCCGTCGGGCTGCGGCAAGTCGACCCTGCTGCGGGTGTTCAACCGTATCTACGCGATGTACCCCAAGCAGGAAGCCAAGGGTGAAGTGCTGCTCAACGGCGAAAACATCCTGGCGCCGGGCTATTCGATGAACCGCCTGCGCAGCCACGTGGGCATGGTGTTCCAAAAGCCCGTGCCGTTCCCGATGTCGATCTACGACAACATCGCCTACGCGGTGCGCCACCACGAAAAACTCGGCCGCCGCGAGATGGACGAGCGTGTGGAGCAGGCCTTGCACGGCGCGGCGCTGTGGGGCGAAGTGAAAGATAAACTCAAGCAAAGCGCCCAAAGCCTCTCGGGTGGCCAACAGCAGCGCCTGTGCATCGCGCGTACCATTGCGCTCAAGCCACAAGTGCTGCTGCTGGATGAACCGACCTCGGCGCTGGACCCGATTTCCACCGGGCGCATCGAGCAGTTGATCACCGAGCTCAAAGAGCAGTTCACGGTGATCATCGTGACCCACAACATGCAACAGGCGGCGCGCTGTTCCGATTACACGGCGTTCATGTTCATGGGTGAGCTGATCGAGCATGGGGACACGGACACGTTGTTTACCAACCCGGCCAAGTCGCAAACCGAAGACTACATCACTGGGCGTTTCGGCTGA
- the pstS gene encoding phosphate ABC transporter substrate-binding protein PstS: MTLLNKNRLSLLLASLCLSGLAHATDVTGAGSSFVYPVLSKWSQDYSKDSQNRINYQSIGSGGGIAQIKAATVDFGASDAPLSAEDLKAGGLGQFPSVIGGIVPVMNIDGVENGKLKLDGETLAKIFMGKITKWDDAAIVALNPGVKLPSGAITVVHRSDGSGTSFNFTNYLSKVSPEWNDSLKFGTTVAWPAGVGGKGNEGVAAYVKQIKGSIGYVEYAYALQNKMNTAQLKNAAGKFVTPNAKAFQAAADTADWGNAKDFNLIMTNAPGEGAWPITATTWIIMYKQPKNAEQSAAAFHFFKWSLENGQQQASALDYVALPSSLVQKIEGYWKSDFAH; the protein is encoded by the coding sequence GTGACGCTGCTGAATAAAAACCGTTTGTCGCTTCTGCTGGCCTCCCTGTGTTTGAGCGGCCTGGCCCATGCGACCGATGTGACCGGTGCGGGCTCCAGCTTTGTGTACCCGGTGCTGTCCAAGTGGTCCCAGGACTACAGCAAGGACTCGCAAAACCGCATCAACTATCAGTCGATCGGTTCTGGCGGCGGCATTGCCCAGATCAAGGCGGCCACCGTTGACTTCGGCGCCTCCGACGCCCCGTTGAGCGCCGAAGACCTGAAAGCCGGTGGCCTGGGCCAGTTCCCGAGCGTGATCGGCGGTATCGTGCCGGTGATGAACATCGACGGCGTGGAAAACGGCAAGCTCAAGCTTGATGGCGAAACCCTGGCCAAAATCTTCATGGGCAAGATCACCAAGTGGGATGACGCGGCCATCGTTGCGCTGAACCCTGGCGTGAAACTGCCGTCGGGCGCCATCACCGTGGTCCACCGTTCGGACGGTTCGGGCACCTCGTTCAACTTCACCAACTACCTGTCCAAAGTCAGCCCTGAGTGGAACGACAGCCTGAAGTTCGGCACCACCGTGGCCTGGCCTGCCGGTGTCGGCGGCAAGGGTAACGAAGGTGTGGCCGCCTACGTGAAGCAGATCAAGGGCTCGATCGGCTACGTCGAGTACGCCTACGCCCTGCAGAACAAGATGAACACCGCGCAACTGAAAAACGCCGCTGGCAAGTTCGTTACGCCTAACGCCAAGGCCTTCCAGGCCGCAGCCGACACCGCCGATTGGGGCAATGCCAAAGACTTCAACCTGATCATGACCAACGCCCCGGGCGAAGGCGCGTGGCCGATTACTGCCACCACCTGGATCATCATGTACAAGCAGCCTAAAAACGCCGAGCAAAGCGCGGCGGCGTTCCACTTCTTCAAATGGTCCCTGGAAAACGGCCAGCAACAGGCCAGCGCCCTGGACTACGTAGCACTGCCAAGCTCGCTGGTACAGAAGATCGAAGGCTACTGGAAATCCGATTTCGCCCATTGA
- the pstA gene encoding phosphate ABC transporter permease PstA codes for MNDSERLYRVRRYKNWVAMGLSCGATAFGLLWLIWILLTTVINGFQALNLALFTQMTPPPGTEGGLANAFYGSALMSALALVIGTPIGLMAGVWLAEFARHSKLGNTVRFVNDILLSAPSIVLGLFIYTGVILPLNHFSNHQMGFSAIAGALALALLVIPVVVRTTDEMLQLQPSTMREAALALGVPQWKLTLQIVLRAAKAGVVTGVLLALARITGETAPLLFTAFGNQFWSSNLLKPIASVPVVIFQYAMSPFDDWHALAWAGALVLTLFVLVLSLLSRLILLRNRSH; via the coding sequence ATGAACGACAGCGAACGGCTGTACCGCGTACGCCGCTACAAAAACTGGGTGGCAATGGGCTTGAGCTGCGGCGCCACCGCGTTCGGCCTGCTGTGGCTGATCTGGATTCTGCTGACCACGGTGATCAACGGCTTCCAGGCCTTGAACCTGGCACTGTTCACCCAGATGACTCCGCCACCGGGCACCGAGGGCGGCCTGGCCAACGCCTTTTACGGCAGCGCCTTGATGTCGGCGTTGGCCCTGGTGATCGGCACTCCCATCGGCCTGATGGCCGGCGTGTGGCTGGCCGAGTTCGCCCGCCACAGCAAGCTGGGCAATACCGTGCGGTTCGTCAACGACATCCTGTTGTCGGCGCCGTCCATCGTGCTGGGCCTGTTTATCTATACCGGGGTGATCTTGCCCCTGAACCACTTCAGCAACCACCAGATGGGTTTCTCGGCCATCGCCGGTGCCCTGGCCCTGGCCTTGCTGGTGATTCCGGTGGTGGTGCGCACCACCGATGAAATGCTCCAGCTGCAACCGTCGACCATGCGCGAAGCCGCGCTGGCCCTGGGTGTACCCCAGTGGAAACTGACCCTGCAGATCGTGCTGCGCGCGGCCAAGGCCGGCGTGGTGACCGGGGTCCTGCTGGCGCTTGCGCGCATCACCGGTGAAACCGCGCCGCTGCTGTTCACCGCCTTTGGCAACCAGTTCTGGAGCAGCAACCTGCTCAAGCCGATCGCCAGCGTGCCGGTGGTGATCTTCCAGTACGCCATGAGCCCCTTTGATGACTGGCACGCCCTGGCCTGGGCCGGCGCCCTGGTGCTGACCCTGTTCGTGCTGGTGCTGAGCCTGCTCTCCCGTTTGATTCTTTTGCGCAATAGGTCCCATTGA
- a CDS encoding DUF1989 domain-containing protein, giving the protein MNAPLISRPREPGLYRRSPGIERHIVRGGGFLLIELAAGDHLEIVDLEGLQACELLAFDAQGRDALGALGLQGSAASLFVAGQLQRPEYPFALARKRLQAHQVDVRHLPAAASLWGQQTPAGQRRRFVTDSALLLIAAAPGGPTPVDVQGAATDLALIIERARTPEIWVPPLPDPLADPIDEFVVRAGTAHSYTVRAGEYIQVLDVAGRQCSDFVALRLAELENGLELDLDQTATRTLNGSAYPAPGLFSKFFDRQMQPMLEVLRDTVGRHDSFSLACTARYYESQGYFGHDNCSDNLSRALAPYGVAPRSGWPAINFFFNTQVTAHQRIALDEPWSRPGDYVLMRATSDLVCASSACPDDIDPANGWDPTDIHIRVYGAKERFSIAMASRKTPDAEPQLTRESGFHPQLANLTRHFIDYRGYWLPSHYAGYGATEEYLACREQVAVMDLSALRKFDVLGPDAEALLQYCLTRDVTRLAVGQVVYSAMCYEHGGMLDDGTLLRLGPDTFRWVCGEDYAGVWLREQAQKLGMKVWVKSASEQVHNIAVQGPRARELLSQLIWTPATQPGIEELGWFRLLNGRLEGYDGCPLMVTRTGYTGELGYEIWCHPSDAAQLWQRVWETGQPLGLTPLGLDALDMLRIEAGLVFADHEFDDQTDPFEAGIGFCVPLKSKTCDFIGRDALLRRSEHPQHRLVGLELEGNEVAAHGDCVRVGRAQVGVVTSACRSPLLGKSIALCRIDIGHAELGTQVEVGKLDGQQKRIAATVTAPIFHDPTKSRVRA; this is encoded by the coding sequence ATGAACGCTCCCCTGATCAGCCGCCCGCGAGAGCCTGGCCTGTACCGGCGCAGCCCGGGCATCGAGCGGCATATTGTGCGTGGCGGCGGTTTCCTGTTGATCGAGCTGGCCGCCGGCGACCACCTCGAAATCGTCGACCTGGAAGGCCTGCAAGCCTGCGAACTGCTGGCCTTCGATGCTCAGGGCCGCGACGCCCTGGGCGCCCTGGGCTTGCAGGGCTCGGCGGCCAGCCTGTTTGTGGCCGGCCAGTTGCAACGCCCCGAATACCCCTTTGCCCTGGCCCGCAAACGCCTGCAGGCACACCAGGTGGATGTGCGCCATTTGCCTGCGGCGGCAAGCCTGTGGGGCCAGCAAACCCCGGCCGGGCAGCGCCGGCGCTTTGTGACCGACAGCGCCCTGCTGCTGATCGCCGCCGCGCCCGGGGGGCCCACCCCAGTGGACGTGCAAGGTGCGGCAACGGATTTGGCGCTGATTATCGAACGGGCGCGCACCCCTGAGATCTGGGTGCCGCCGTTGCCCGACCCACTGGCCGACCCCATCGACGAATTCGTGGTACGCGCCGGCACCGCCCACAGCTACACGGTGCGCGCCGGCGAGTACATCCAGGTACTGGACGTGGCCGGCCGGCAATGCTCGGACTTTGTCGCCTTGCGCTTGGCAGAGCTTGAGAACGGCCTGGAGCTGGACCTGGACCAGACCGCCACCCGCACCCTCAATGGCAGCGCCTACCCCGCGCCCGGGCTGTTCAGCAAATTCTTCGACCGCCAGATGCAGCCGATGCTGGAAGTGCTGCGCGACACCGTCGGGCGCCACGATTCGTTCTCGCTGGCCTGCACCGCGCGCTACTACGAGAGCCAAGGCTATTTTGGCCATGACAACTGCAGCGACAACCTCAGCCGCGCCTTGGCGCCCTATGGCGTGGCACCGCGCAGTGGCTGGCCGGCGATCAACTTTTTCTTCAACACCCAGGTCACCGCGCACCAGCGCATCGCCCTGGACGAACCTTGGTCACGCCCCGGCGACTACGTGCTGATGCGCGCCACCAGCGACCTGGTCTGCGCCAGCAGCGCTTGCCCCGACGACATCGACCCGGCCAATGGCTGGGACCCTACCGACATCCACATTCGTGTGTACGGCGCCAAGGAGCGCTTTTCGATCGCCATGGCCAGCCGAAAAACCCCAGACGCAGAACCACAGCTCACCCGCGAAAGCGGCTTCCACCCGCAACTGGCGAACTTGACCCGCCACTTCATCGACTACCGCGGCTACTGGCTGCCCAGCCACTACGCGGGGTACGGCGCCACCGAGGAATACCTGGCCTGCCGCGAGCAGGTGGCGGTGATGGACCTCTCGGCCTTACGCAAATTCGACGTGCTGGGCCCCGACGCCGAAGCCCTGCTGCAGTACTGCCTGACCCGCGACGTGACGCGTTTGGCCGTGGGCCAGGTGGTGTATTCGGCGATGTGCTACGAGCACGGTGGCATGCTCGACGACGGCACCCTGCTGCGCCTGGGCCCGGACACTTTCCGCTGGGTTTGCGGCGAAGACTACGCCGGTGTGTGGCTGCGCGAACAGGCACAGAAGCTGGGCATGAAGGTGTGGGTCAAGTCCGCCAGCGAGCAGGTCCATAACATTGCCGTGCAAGGCCCGCGGGCCCGCGAGTTGCTCAGCCAACTGATCTGGACCCCGGCCACCCAGCCCGGCATCGAGGAGCTGGGCTGGTTTCGCCTGCTCAATGGCCGCCTGGAAGGCTACGACGGTTGCCCGCTGATGGTCACCCGCACCGGCTATACCGGCGAGCTGGGCTATGAGATCTGGTGCCACCCAAGCGATGCCGCGCAACTGTGGCAACGGGTGTGGGAAACAGGCCAGCCGCTGGGCCTGACCCCGCTAGGCCTGGACGCCCTGGACATGTTGCGCATCGAAGCGGGGCTGGTGTTTGCCGACCATGAGTTCGACGACCAGACCGACCCGTTCGAGGCCGGCATCGGTTTTTGCGTGCCGCTCAAAAGCAAGACCTGTGACTTTATCGGCCGCGACGCCCTGCTGCGCCGCAGCGAGCACCCACAGCACCGGCTGGTTGGCCTGGAACTTGAAGGCAACGAGGTGGCCGCCCACGGCGACTGCGTGCGCGTGGGCCGGGCCCAGGTGGGCGTGGTCACCAGCGCCTGTCGTTCACCGCTGCTGGGCAAGAGCATTGCCCTGTGCCGCATCGACATCGGCCATGCCGAACTGGGCACGCAGGTGGAGGTGGGCAAGCTGGACGGCCAGCAAAAGCGCATCGCCGCCACCGTCACCGCACCGATTTTCCACGACCCGACCAAGAGCCGGGTCCGCGCTTGA
- a CDS encoding Fic family protein translates to MADSMITGNHWLEPLLPATFPSQIIAMAEQMPYQAGKLAGMLAPQTATLVGGLLRVTSSFYSNLIEGQFTEPVSLAPTAPKRHRKELTELASTHIGAQQAFERAVSIRQDLSWPDLFAPAFVSRVHRRLFEGASESQLLLSDGTHLVPGQLRDAAEKDVLVGQHAAPAWTCVSPMLTRMQQVFGRLADTRARLLATMIYHHRLAWVHPFVDGNGRVVRMITHLQLHKLGLSSPLWSLSRGLARAQQSYYAHLANADQPRRGDLDGRGQLTQAGLFEFVSFMLDTCLDQMRYTEQAMQVSNMRERLGRIFAFDQRLHLAGVKPDSARAIHILLTQGVVTRADFKIYTGQGDRTATEQLKKLIDLGLVKSATPKSRELEPGLPIWFAQQLFPDLHQRFLPAH, encoded by the coding sequence ATGGCCGACTCCATGATCACCGGGAACCACTGGCTGGAACCCCTGCTACCAGCGACATTTCCTTCGCAAATCATCGCGATGGCCGAGCAGATGCCTTATCAAGCCGGAAAATTGGCAGGTATGTTGGCGCCCCAGACCGCGACATTGGTAGGCGGGCTATTGCGTGTGACCAGCAGTTTTTACAGCAACCTGATCGAAGGCCAGTTTACCGAACCTGTAAGCCTGGCCCCCACTGCCCCCAAACGCCACCGCAAAGAACTGACAGAATTGGCTAGCACCCACATTGGCGCCCAGCAGGCTTTCGAGCGGGCTGTATCTATCCGCCAGGACTTATCGTGGCCAGACCTGTTTGCACCCGCGTTTGTATCCCGGGTACATCGCCGGTTGTTCGAGGGTGCCAGCGAAAGCCAACTGCTGCTCAGCGACGGCACTCACTTGGTCCCCGGGCAGCTTCGTGATGCGGCCGAAAAAGACGTGTTGGTTGGCCAACACGCGGCACCCGCCTGGACGTGCGTAAGCCCCATGCTGACCCGTATGCAACAGGTTTTTGGGCGCCTGGCCGATACGCGCGCACGACTTCTCGCCACGATGATCTATCATCACCGCTTGGCTTGGGTTCACCCCTTTGTGGATGGCAACGGTCGCGTGGTGCGGATGATTACTCATCTTCAGCTCCACAAATTGGGATTATCGTCACCGCTTTGGTCTCTTTCCAGAGGCCTGGCCAGAGCCCAACAGAGCTATTACGCCCATCTTGCCAATGCCGATCAGCCCCGTCGTGGAGACCTCGATGGGCGTGGCCAACTGACGCAAGCCGGATTGTTTGAATTCGTCAGCTTCATGCTCGATACCTGCCTGGATCAGATGCGCTACACCGAACAGGCCATGCAGGTGAGCAACATGCGCGAAAGACTGGGTCGAATATTCGCCTTCGACCAACGACTGCATCTAGCCGGGGTAAAGCCCGATTCGGCTCGTGCCATACATATTCTTCTAACCCAAGGCGTGGTTACGCGCGCAGATTTCAAAATTTACACCGGGCAAGGCGACCGCACCGCGACCGAGCAATTGAAAAAGCTGATTGACTTGGGCCTGGTTAAAAGCGCCACGCCAAAATCGCGGGAATTGGAGCCAGGCTTACCCATCTGGTTCGCGCAGCAATTGTTCCCCGACTTACATCAGCGATTCTTGCCAGCACATTAG
- a CDS encoding APC family permease has product MDAATLDQIAPAAQASGSLQRKIDWRGAFWVASGVPALVLFSIGAIAATVGKPAWIVWILSISFGFIQAFTYAEIAGLFPNKSGGASVYGAVAWVRYSKLIAPLSVWCNWLAWSPVLSIGSGLAAGYMLSALFAPDAVINTWQLTLVDLGMLKGGLALRINATFVLGAAILLGVFAIQHGGILRSARLTLVLGVTALIPLVLVGIVPLITGDVPHINFLPLAPLAHDAAGNVVDGAWDISGWTLMAGGLFMAAWSTYGFETAVCYTREFKDPKRDTFKAIFYAGLLCIAVFTLVPLAFQANLGLGQLVTPAVTDAAGVITTPAVYSGMLAPDIYSGMGVGTVMAQSIGGGKLVQNVVLIMLVLATLLAIMTSMAGSSRTLYQASRDGWLPRYLGRANEHGAPTAAMWTDLCFNLVLLLMSDYVFVLAASNVSYIIFNFLNLNAGWIHRLDRPKWERPYKAPTLLLAAGALLSFVNLACMGLGADIWGSGTLVTGLVLALLIIPVFLFRHYGQDKGQFPAEAAEDLYLQDAAQKRAGVLPYVALVAGVVVVFVTHYIATHA; this is encoded by the coding sequence ATGGACGCTGCAACGCTTGATCAGATCGCGCCGGCCGCCCAGGCATCCGGCTCACTGCAACGCAAAATCGATTGGCGCGGGGCATTCTGGGTCGCCAGTGGCGTGCCCGCGCTGGTGCTGTTTTCCATCGGCGCGATTGCCGCCACGGTGGGCAAACCGGCCTGGATCGTGTGGATTCTGTCGATCAGTTTCGGCTTTATCCAAGCCTTCACCTACGCCGAGATCGCCGGCCTGTTCCCCAACAAGTCCGGCGGCGCCTCGGTGTACGGCGCCGTGGCCTGGGTGCGCTACAGCAAGCTGATCGCGCCGCTGTCGGTATGGTGCAATTGGTTGGCCTGGTCGCCGGTATTGTCCATCGGCTCGGGCCTGGCGGCGGGCTACATGCTCAGCGCACTGTTTGCCCCGGACGCGGTGATCAACACCTGGCAACTGACCCTGGTGGACCTGGGCATGCTCAAGGGCGGCCTGGCGCTGCGCATCAACGCCACCTTCGTGCTCGGTGCGGCCATCTTGCTGGGGGTGTTCGCCATCCAGCACGGCGGCATCCTGCGCTCGGCGCGCCTGACGTTAGTACTGGGCGTGACCGCGCTGATCCCGCTGGTGCTGGTGGGCATCGTGCCGCTGATCACCGGCGACGTACCGCACATCAACTTCCTGCCCCTGGCGCCCCTGGCCCATGATGCCGCTGGCAATGTGGTAGACGGCGCCTGGGATATTTCGGGTTGGACGCTGATGGCCGGCGGGCTGTTCATGGCCGCCTGGTCGACCTACGGCTTTGAAACCGCGGTGTGCTACACCCGCGAATTCAAGGACCCGAAACGCGACACCTTCAAGGCCATTTTCTACGCAGGCCTGTTGTGCATCGCCGTGTTCACCCTGGTGCCCCTGGCGTTCCAGGCCAACCTGGGCCTGGGCCAACTGGTCACCCCGGCCGTCACCGACGCTGCAGGCGTGATCACCACGCCTGCGGTCTACAGCGGCATGCTCGCGCCGGACATCTACAGTGGCATGGGCGTGGGCACGGTCATGGCCCAGAGCATCGGCGGCGGCAAGCTGGTGCAGAACGTGGTGCTGATCATGCTGGTGCTGGCCACCCTGCTTGCGATCATGACCTCCATGGCCGGCTCCTCGCGCACCCTGTACCAGGCCTCTCGCGATGGCTGGCTGCCGCGCTACCTGGGCCGCGCCAACGAACACGGCGCCCCCACGGCGGCCATGTGGACCGACCTGTGCTTCAACCTGGTGCTGCTGTTGATGTCGGACTACGTGTTCGTGCTGGCGGCGTCGAACGTCAGCTACATCATCTTCAACTTCCTGAACCTGAACGCCGGCTGGATTCACCGCCTGGACCGACCAAAATGGGAACGCCCCTACAAGGCGCCGACCTTGCTGCTGGCGGCAGGTGCCCTGTTGAGCTTTGTCAACCTGGCGTGCATGGGCCTGGGCGCCGACATCTGGGGCAGCGGCACGCTGGTGACGGGTTTGGTGCTGGCACTGTTGATCATCCCGGTGTTCTTGTTCCGCCATTATGGGCAAGACAAGGGCCAGTTCCCGGCTGAAGCGGCAGAGGATCTGTATTTGCAGGATGCGGCGCAGAAACGGGCGGGGGTGTTGCCGTACGTGGCGTTGGTGGCGGGCGTGGTGGTGGTGTTCGTGACGCATTACATCGCCACCCATGCCTGA
- a CDS encoding ABC transporter substrate-binding protein yields the protein MWVGVFRSLVLGLCIFVGSAHGSTVLFLNPGHAAEPFWSSYSQFMQVAADQLGMDLTIQYSERVPSLTVDNARAALHSARPPDYLVFVNEQSVGPQILRMAQGTQVKVFMVNNGLTPGQAQLISENQRHYAPLLGSLLTNDEQAGYLMLNQLVAAHGPLAPGQALDLLAFSGVAQTPASILREQGMRRALAEHPQVHLRQRVYGAWDRERAYQQAGQLLKRYPRTALVWSANDEMAFGAMRALQEQGRMPGKDVLFSAVNTSPQTLQARIDGRLSVLFGGHFTLGGWALVLLHDDALGVDFSRHGGRDRSVESLRNLDPATARQLLAHGVGPGHPIDFNAMSAKGKPAGYRYPFSLDAVLP from the coding sequence ATGTGGGTGGGTGTTTTCAGGTCGTTGGTGCTGGGGCTGTGTATTTTCGTGGGCAGCGCCCATGGGTCGACCGTGCTGTTTCTCAATCCGGGGCATGCGGCCGAGCCGTTTTGGTCGAGCTATTCACAGTTCATGCAGGTGGCTGCCGATCAGTTGGGCATGGACCTTACGATCCAGTACTCCGAGCGCGTACCGTCCTTGACCGTGGACAATGCCCGTGCAGCCCTGCATTCGGCCCGGCCGCCGGATTACCTGGTGTTCGTCAACGAGCAATCGGTGGGCCCGCAGATCTTGCGCATGGCCCAAGGCACCCAGGTCAAGGTGTTCATGGTCAACAACGGCCTGACCCCCGGCCAGGCCCAACTCATCAGCGAAAACCAACGCCACTACGCCCCCTTGCTCGGCAGCCTGCTGACCAACGATGAGCAGGCCGGCTACCTGATGCTCAATCAACTGGTCGCGGCCCATGGGCCCTTGGCGCCTGGCCAGGCGCTGGACTTGCTGGCGTTCAGCGGCGTCGCGCAGACACCGGCCTCGATCCTGCGCGAGCAGGGCATGCGCCGGGCCCTGGCCGAACACCCGCAGGTGCACCTGCGCCAACGGGTCTACGGTGCCTGGGACCGGGAGCGGGCCTACCAACAGGCCGGGCAATTGCTCAAGCGCTACCCGCGCACCGCGCTGGTGTGGTCGGCCAATGACGAGATGGCCTTCGGCGCCATGCGCGCGCTTCAGGAGCAGGGGCGCATGCCCGGCAAGGACGTCCTGTTCAGCGCCGTGAACACCTCGCCCCAGACGCTGCAGGCGCGCATCGACGGGCGCTTGAGCGTGTTGTTCGGTGGCCATTTCACCTTGGGCGGTTGGGCGCTGGTGCTGCTGCATGACGATGCGCTGGGCGTGGACTTCAGCCGTCACGGCGGGCGCGACCGATCGGTCGAAAGCCTGCGCAACCTTGATCCGGCCACGGCGCGGCAGTTGCTGGCCCACGGCGTTGGCCCTGGGCACCCCATCGATTTTAACGCCATGAGTGCCAAGGGCAAACCGGCGGGCTACCGCTACCCGTTCAGCCTGGACGCCGTGCTGCCCTGA
- a CDS encoding DUF2970 domain-containing protein — MTDPKPPTLWQMLHSVLAAAFGVQSNKNRERDFTHGKPVHFIALGIAFTVVFALLLFGVVQLVLHLALP, encoded by the coding sequence ATGACCGACCCCAAGCCCCCTACCCTCTGGCAAATGCTGCACAGCGTGCTGGCCGCCGCCTTCGGCGTGCAGAGCAACAAGAACCGCGAGCGCGATTTCACCCACGGCAAGCCGGTGCACTTCATCGCCCTGGGCATTGCTTTTACGGTGGTGTTTGCCTTGTTGCTGTTTGGCGTGGTGCAACTGGTGCTGCACCTGGCGCTGCCCTGA
- the pstC gene encoding phosphate ABC transporter permease subunit PstC, whose translation MTENTQYMSTQARKVDESEARAARDQRHDLWFRRSMMGAAMLVLLLLLSIAGSTLWGGSEAFRTFGWSFLTSTDWDVVNGKFGAVVPIYGTLVTSLLALLIAVPVSFGIAIFLTEVAPPWLRMPIASAVELLAGIPSIIYGMWGLFVFGPFMAAHLAPWINDYLGALPLIGTLFQGPPLGIGMLTAGIVLAIMIIPFITSVMHEVFRSVPTTLKESAYALGNTTWEVVWDIVLPYTRSAVVGGVFLGLGRALGETMAVTFVLGNAQQFSASLLMPSSSIASVIANEFSEAYTDLHRSALIGLGFLLFVVTFIVLALARLMLMRLSRKEGL comes from the coding sequence ATGACAGAGAACACGCAGTACATGAGCACCCAAGCCCGTAAAGTCGATGAGTCTGAAGCGCGCGCCGCGCGCGACCAGCGTCACGACCTGTGGTTTCGCCGCTCGATGATGGGCGCCGCGATGCTGGTGTTGCTCCTTTTGCTGAGCATCGCAGGCTCTACCCTGTGGGGCGGCAGTGAAGCCTTCCGTACCTTCGGCTGGAGCTTTTTGACCAGCACCGATTGGGACGTGGTCAACGGAAAATTCGGCGCCGTGGTCCCCATCTACGGGACCCTGGTGACCTCGTTGCTGGCCCTGCTGATTGCAGTGCCGGTGAGTTTTGGCATTGCCATCTTCCTTACCGAAGTGGCGCCGCCGTGGTTGCGCATGCCGATTGCCTCGGCGGTGGAGCTGCTGGCCGGCATCCCTTCGATCATCTACGGCATGTGGGGCCTGTTCGTGTTCGGCCCGTTCATGGCCGCGCACCTGGCGCCGTGGATCAACGACTACCTGGGCGCCTTGCCGCTGATCGGCACGCTGTTCCAGGGCCCGCCGCTGGGCATCGGCATGCTGACTGCCGGCATCGTGCTGGCGATCATGATCATCCCGTTCATTACCTCGGTGATGCACGAGGTGTTTCGCAGCGTGCCCACCACCCTCAAAGAGTCGGCGTATGCCTTGGGCAACACGACCTGGGAAGTGGTGTGGGACATCGTGCTGCCCTACACCCGCTCGGCTGTGGTAGGCGGGGTATTCCTGGGCCTGGGCCGCGCCTTGGGCGAAACCATGGCGGTGACCTTCGTGTTGGGCAACGCGCAACAATTCTCGGCCTCGTTGTTGATGCCCAGCAGCTCGATCGCCTCGGTCATCGCCAACGAATTCAGCGAAGCCTACACCGACCTGCACCGCTCGGCGCTGATCGGGCTGGGCTTCTTGCTGTTTGTCGTCACTTTCATCGTGCTCGCCCTGGCGCGGCTGATGCTGATGCGCTTGTCGCGTAAAGAGGGTCTATGA